The Callospermophilus lateralis isolate mCalLat2 chromosome 15, mCalLat2.hap1, whole genome shotgun sequence genome window below encodes:
- the Mmp21 gene encoding matrix metalloproteinase-21, whose translation MLAFSVLCPTLLLSCLAVPWPARAETLFHSRDRSDLEPSPLRRAKPITDLHAAQKFLSRYGWSEGPSAWGPSPKEPAASPAGPTLAEAVRRFQRVNALPASGKLDAATLEAMNRPRCGVPDTRLPALSTPSDPRPRARSKRFLQMLLPRPGGQQEDSSDSGAMRAFSKKTLTWRLVGEAYSSQLSVDEQRYIFRLAFRMWSEVTPLDFREDLTAPGATVDIKLGFGRGRHLGCPRVFDGSGQEFAHAWHLGDIHFDDDEHFTPPTSDTGISLLKVAVHEIGHVLGLPHTYRMGSIMQPNYIPQKPAFELDWSDRKAIQRLYGSCEGSFDTAFDWIRKERNQYGEVMVRFSTYFFRNSWYWLYENRNNRTRYGDPLPILTGWHGIPARKIDAFVHIWTWRRDERYFFKGNQYWRYDSDKDQAHTDEEGRSYPKLISEGFPGIPSPLDTAFYDRRQQLIYFFKVSFVFAFDVNRNQVLSSYPKKITEVFPAIRPHNHPFRNIDSAYYSYAHGSIFFFKGNAYWKVVNDKDKQQNSWLPSNGVFPKRSISEKWFDVCDVHTSTLDM comes from the exons ATGCTGGCTTTCTCTGTCTTGTGTCCGACACTGTTGCTCAGCTGCCTGGCTGTCCCCTGGCCTGCCCGGGCAGAGACCCTCTTCCACAGCCGGGACCGCTCAGACCTGGAACCATCCCCGCTGCGCAGGGCCAAGCCCATCACTGACCTCCATGCTGCTCAG AAGTTCTTATCCAGATATGGCTGGTCGGAGGGTCCTTCAGCCTGGGGTCCCAGCCCCAAAGAGCCAGCAGCCTCCCCTGCGGGCCCCACCCTGGCTGAAGCTGTGCGCAGGTTCCAGAGAGTGAATGCGCTGCCAGCCAGTGGGAAGCTGGATGCAGCTACCCTGGAGGCCATGAACAGGCCTCGCTGTGGTGTCCCTGACACCCGGCTGCCAGCCCTGTCGACCCCTTCAGACCCACGGCCCAGGGCCCGATCAAAGCGATTCCTACAAATGCTGCTACCCAGGCCAGGTGGGCAGCAGGAGGACTCCTCAGACAGTGGGGCCATGAGGGCCTTCTCCAAAAAGACCCTGACCTGGAGACTGGTGGGCGAGGCCTACAGCAGCCAGCTCTCTGTGGACGAGCAGAGATACATCTTCAGACTGGCCTTCAGGATGTGGAGTGAGGTGACACCACTGGACTTCCGGGAGGATCTCACCGCTCCTGGGGCCACAGTGGACATAAAACTGGGTTTTGGGAGAG GCCGGCACCTGGGCTGTCCTCGGGTGTTTGATGGGAGCGGACAGGAGTTCGCACATGCCTGGCACCTGGGTGATATTCACTTTGATGATGATGAGCACTTCACACCACCCACGAGTGACACAGGCATCAGCCTTCTCAAA GTGGCTGTCCATGAAATTGGCCATGTCCTCGGCCTGCCTCACACCTACAGGATGGGATCCATAATGCAACCAAATTACATTCCCCAGAAACCTGCGTTTGAGCTGGACTGGTCAGATAGAAAAGCAATTCAGAGACTGTATG GTTCATGTGAAGGATCATTTGATACTGCATTTGATTGGAttcgcaaagagagaaaccaataTGGTGAGGTGATGGTGAGGTTCAGCACCTATTTCTTCCGCAACAGCTGGTACTGGCTTTATGAAAATCGAAACAACAGGACCCGCTATGGGGATCCTCTTCCAATCCTCACTGGCTGGCACGGAATCCCAGCACGAAAGATAGATGCGTTTGTCCACATCTGGACATGGAGAAGAGACGAAcgttatttttttaaag GAAATCAATACTGGAGATATGACAGTGACAAGGACCAGGCCCACACAGATGAAGAAGGAAGAAGCTACCCCAAACTGATTTCAGAAGGGTTTCCTGGCATCCCCAGTCCTCTGGACACTGCCTTTTATGACAGAAGGCAACAGCTAATTTACTTCTTCAAGGTGTCCTTT GTATTTGCATTTGATGTCAACAGAAACCAAGTACTGAGTTCTTATCCAAAGAAGATTACTGAAGTTTTTCCAGCAATAAGACCACACAACCATCCCTTTAGAAATATAGATTCAGCTTACTATTCCTATGCACAtggctccattttctttttcaaaggCAATGCCTATTGGAAAGTAGTTAATGACAAAGACAAACAACAGAATTCCTGGCTTCCTTCTAATGGTGTATTTCCAAAAAGGTCTATTTCAGAGAAGTGGTTTGATGTTTGTGATGTCCACACCTCCACACTGGACATGTAA